One region of Vallitalea okinawensis genomic DNA includes:
- a CDS encoding CehA/McbA family metallohydrolase, giving the protein MDNKVYLNRDNAYYKGNVHTHSTISDGAKSPEEVARIYREEGYHFLVLSDHDRYVRIDDFNTKDFILIPGMERGKMAPDSSKNLGFHISALDDPTVEVKERFSHLDDQTDRKKWEGLSTVQKVIDECVEKGNIVIYNHPEWSMHTYDHMERLHGYFAMEIYNHGSRYNTSASYGTSYWDYLLRKGRKVFGIAADDAHLLWTDTEIKDYFGGWIMVQAESLTHAAIITALKNGRYYSSTGPEIYDYRVENGNVKVECSECKFIEFKAFEERGEIFFNKDASPLTEASLKIKEGMKYIRVECVDYDGNVAFSNPIFM; this is encoded by the coding sequence ATGGATAATAAAGTATATTTGAATCGAGATAATGCCTATTATAAAGGTAACGTACATACCCATTCAACAATATCAGATGGAGCTAAATCGCCGGAAGAAGTGGCAAGAATATACCGAGAGGAAGGTTACCATTTCTTGGTCTTAAGTGATCATGATAGATATGTAAGGATTGATGATTTTAACACGAAAGATTTCATCTTAATCCCTGGGATGGAAAGAGGTAAGATGGCACCAGATTCATCAAAAAATCTAGGCTTTCATATATCTGCTTTAGATGATCCTACTGTGGAAGTTAAAGAAAGATTTTCTCATCTTGATGATCAGACTGATCGTAAAAAATGGGAAGGTCTATCCACTGTTCAAAAGGTAATCGATGAATGCGTTGAAAAAGGAAACATCGTCATCTATAATCATCCTGAATGGTCCATGCATACCTACGATCACATGGAACGATTACATGGTTATTTTGCTATGGAAATATATAATCATGGTAGCCGCTATAATACTTCAGCATCTTATGGAACAAGTTACTGGGATTATTTATTACGAAAAGGTCGAAAAGTCTTTGGTATAGCAGCAGATGACGCACATTTACTTTGGACAGATACAGAAATCAAAGATTACTTTGGAGGCTGGATTATGGTTCAAGCTGAAAGTTTAACCCATGCAGCTATTATCACTGCCTTAAAGAATGGACGCTACTATTCAAGTACTGGACCTGAAATATATGATTATAGGGTAGAAAACGGTAATGTAAAAGTAGAATGCTCAGAATGTAAATTCATTGAATTTAAAGCCTTTGAAGAGCGGGGAGAAATATTTTTTAATAAAGATGCATCTCCACTAACAGAAGCCTCCCTAAAAATTAAAGAAGGCATGAAATATATAAGGGTTGAATGTGTAGATTATGACGGTAATGTAGCATTCAGTAATCCTATCTTCATGTAA
- a CDS encoding CehA/McbA family metallohydrolase domain-containing protein, producing the protein MKNKIYLDQDITCFKGNIHTHSSISDGAKPPEEVARIYQEGGYDFLVLSDHDRYIRNDSFNSKDFILIPGMERTKLAPDASKDLIFHLNALDDPTVEVKERLSHLDYFGHAKWEGLCTVQQEINQLIEKGNIVIYNHPEWSMHVYDYLDKLEGYFALEIYNHGTRLNTSASYGTSYWDYLLRKGRKVFGIAADDAHLHWTDTEIKDYFGGWIMVQAESLTHAAIITALKNGCYYSSTGPEIYDYRVENGIVKVECSKCKFIEFKAFEERGELFFNKDASPLTEASIKIKDGMKYIRVECVDYEGNVAFSNPIFMD; encoded by the coding sequence ATGAAAAATAAAATCTATTTAGATCAAGATATTACTTGCTTTAAGGGTAACATACATACTCATTCATCGATATCTGATGGGGCTAAGCCACCTGAAGAAGTTGCTCGAATATACCAGGAAGGAGGTTATGACTTCTTGGTTTTAAGTGATCATGATAGATATATACGAAATGATTCCTTTAACTCCAAAGATTTCATTTTGATCCCTGGGATGGAAAGAACTAAACTTGCACCAGATGCATCTAAAGATCTTATTTTTCATCTAAATGCATTAGATGATCCTACAGTAGAAGTTAAAGAGAGATTATCCCATCTTGATTATTTTGGCCATGCAAAGTGGGAAGGCTTATGCACTGTTCAACAAGAAATCAATCAACTTATTGAAAAAGGAAATATAGTCATTTATAACCACCCTGAATGGTCCATGCATGTATACGACTACCTGGATAAATTAGAAGGATATTTTGCATTAGAAATATACAATCATGGTACTCGCTTAAATACATCAGCCTCTTATGGTACAAGTTACTGGGATTATTTATTACGAAAAGGTCGAAAAGTCTTTGGTATAGCAGCAGATGACGCACATTTACATTGGACGGATACTGAAATCAAAGATTATTTTGGAGGTTGGATTATGGTTCAAGCTGAAAGCTTAACCCATGCAGCTATTATCACTGCCTTAAAGAATGGATGCTACTATTCAAGTACTGGACCTGAAATATATGATTATAGGGTAGAAAACGGTATTGTAAAAGTAGAATGCTCTAAATGCAAATTCATCGAATTTAAAGCCTTTGAAGAGCGGGGAGAATTATTCTTTAATAAAGATGCGTCTCCACTAACAGAAGCTTCCATAAAAATTAAAGATGGTATGAAATATATAAGGGTTGAATGCGTTGATTACGAGGGAAATGTAGCATTTAGTAATCCAATTTTTATGGATTAG